In Odontesthes bonariensis isolate fOdoBon6 chromosome 6, fOdoBon6.hap1, whole genome shotgun sequence, one genomic interval encodes:
- the anxa3a gene encoding annexin A3a isoform X2 yields the protein MTSLWNGERGTVKPKASFDAEQDALALKDAIEGIGTKEKVLIDILTGRSNTQRQLICTAYQEATGRTLEKDLKGDTSGDFEDLLVALITPPADYDCHEVMRAIKGAGTEDSTLIEIFASRSNQQIKAIRDVFFKETEKQLSDELQSEVSGDFSKALLLLAKGSRDEETTVNAEKAREDAKTLYNAGEKKWGTDESKFIDILCKGSIPQLRQTLVEYKNVSGKTLQQSIEGEMSGELEELLVAVVKCVKSIPAYFAERLRKSMKGGGTDESILNRVMVSRSEIDLLDIRAEFKKLYEHSLHSAIESDVSGEYGECMKAICGGDD from the exons ATGACATCTTTATGG AATGGAGAGAGAGGAACCGTCAAGCCCAAAGCCAGTTTTGATGCTGAGCAGGATGCTTTGGCACTGAAGGACGCCATTGAAGGAATTG GCACAAAAGAGAAGGTCCTGATTGACATTCTGACGGGCAGAAGTAACACTCAGAGGCAGCTCATCTGTACGGCTTATCAGGAAGCCACCGGCAGA ACATTGGAGAAGGACCTGAAAGGGGACACCAGCGGGGATTTTGAGGACCTGCTGGTTGCACTCATTACTCCTCCTGCAGACTACGACTGCCATGAAGTGATGCGGGCAATCAAA GGAGCTGGAACAGAAGACAGCACGCTGATCGAAATCTTTGCCTCCAGGTCCAACCAGCAAATCAAAGCCATCAGAGACGTCTTTTTCAAAG AAACAGAGAAGCAGCTGAGTGATGAGCTGCAGAGCGAAGTTTCTGGAGACTTTTCCAAAGCTCTGCTCCTCCTGGCCAAG GGGAGTAGGGACGAGGAAACCACAGTAAATGCAGAAAAGGCTCGAGAAGATGCCAAG ACTCTTTACAATGCTGGAGAAAAGAAGTGGGGAACTGATGAGTCTAAGTTCATTGACATCCTTTGCAAGGGAAGCATACCTCAACTTAGACAGA CTCTCGTCGAATACAAGAACGTAAGCGGAAAGACGCTGCAACAGAGCATTGAAGGAGAGATGTCAGGAGAGCTGGAGGAGCTGCTGGTGGCTGTTG TGAAATGTGTGAAGAGTATACCGGCTTACTTTGCAGAACGCCTCCGCAAAAGCATGAAG GGTGGCGGCACTGATGAGTCCATTCTCAACCGGGTCATGGTGAGTAGGTCCGAGATCGACCTTCTGGACATCAGAGCTGAGTTCAAGAAACTCTACGAACACTCTCTGCACTCTGCGATTGAG TCAGATGTGTCGGGTGAGTACGGTGAATGCATGAAGGCCATCTGTGGAGGAGACGACTGA
- the anxa3a gene encoding annexin A3a isoform X1, producing MEKEESSVIMTSLWNGERGTVKPKASFDAEQDALALKDAIEGIGTKEKVLIDILTGRSNTQRQLICTAYQEATGRTLEKDLKGDTSGDFEDLLVALITPPADYDCHEVMRAIKGAGTEDSTLIEIFASRSNQQIKAIRDVFFKETEKQLSDELQSEVSGDFSKALLLLAKGSRDEETTVNAEKAREDAKTLYNAGEKKWGTDESKFIDILCKGSIPQLRQTLVEYKNVSGKTLQQSIEGEMSGELEELLVAVVKCVKSIPAYFAERLRKSMKGGGTDESILNRVMVSRSEIDLLDIRAEFKKLYEHSLHSAIESDVSGEYGECMKAICGGDD from the exons AGGAATCATCTGTCATCATGACATCTTTATGG AATGGAGAGAGAGGAACCGTCAAGCCCAAAGCCAGTTTTGATGCTGAGCAGGATGCTTTGGCACTGAAGGACGCCATTGAAGGAATTG GCACAAAAGAGAAGGTCCTGATTGACATTCTGACGGGCAGAAGTAACACTCAGAGGCAGCTCATCTGTACGGCTTATCAGGAAGCCACCGGCAGA ACATTGGAGAAGGACCTGAAAGGGGACACCAGCGGGGATTTTGAGGACCTGCTGGTTGCACTCATTACTCCTCCTGCAGACTACGACTGCCATGAAGTGATGCGGGCAATCAAA GGAGCTGGAACAGAAGACAGCACGCTGATCGAAATCTTTGCCTCCAGGTCCAACCAGCAAATCAAAGCCATCAGAGACGTCTTTTTCAAAG AAACAGAGAAGCAGCTGAGTGATGAGCTGCAGAGCGAAGTTTCTGGAGACTTTTCCAAAGCTCTGCTCCTCCTGGCCAAG GGGAGTAGGGACGAGGAAACCACAGTAAATGCAGAAAAGGCTCGAGAAGATGCCAAG ACTCTTTACAATGCTGGAGAAAAGAAGTGGGGAACTGATGAGTCTAAGTTCATTGACATCCTTTGCAAGGGAAGCATACCTCAACTTAGACAGA CTCTCGTCGAATACAAGAACGTAAGCGGAAAGACGCTGCAACAGAGCATTGAAGGAGAGATGTCAGGAGAGCTGGAGGAGCTGCTGGTGGCTGTTG TGAAATGTGTGAAGAGTATACCGGCTTACTTTGCAGAACGCCTCCGCAAAAGCATGAAG GGTGGCGGCACTGATGAGTCCATTCTCAACCGGGTCATGGTGAGTAGGTCCGAGATCGACCTTCTGGACATCAGAGCTGAGTTCAAGAAACTCTACGAACACTCTCTGCACTCTGCGATTGAG TCAGATGTGTCGGGTGAGTACGGTGAATGCATGAAGGCCATCTGTGGAGGAGACGACTGA
- the anxa3a gene encoding annexin A3a isoform X3: MEKEESSVIMTSLWNGERGTVKPKASFDAEQDALALKDAIEGIGTKEKVLIDILTGRSNTQRQLICTAYQEATGRTLEKDLKGDTSGDFEDLLVALITPPADYDCHEVMRAIKGAGTEDSTLIEIFASRSNQQIKAIRDVFFKETEKQLSDELQSEVSGDFSKALLLLAKGSRDEETTVNAEKAREDAKTLYNAGEKKWGTDESKFIDILCKGSIPQLRQTLVEYKNVSGKTLQQSIEGEMSGELEELLVAVVKCVKSIPAYFAERLRKSMKGGGTDESILNRVMVSRSEIDLLDIRAEFKKLYEHSLHSAIELFCS; this comes from the exons AGGAATCATCTGTCATCATGACATCTTTATGG AATGGAGAGAGAGGAACCGTCAAGCCCAAAGCCAGTTTTGATGCTGAGCAGGATGCTTTGGCACTGAAGGACGCCATTGAAGGAATTG GCACAAAAGAGAAGGTCCTGATTGACATTCTGACGGGCAGAAGTAACACTCAGAGGCAGCTCATCTGTACGGCTTATCAGGAAGCCACCGGCAGA ACATTGGAGAAGGACCTGAAAGGGGACACCAGCGGGGATTTTGAGGACCTGCTGGTTGCACTCATTACTCCTCCTGCAGACTACGACTGCCATGAAGTGATGCGGGCAATCAAA GGAGCTGGAACAGAAGACAGCACGCTGATCGAAATCTTTGCCTCCAGGTCCAACCAGCAAATCAAAGCCATCAGAGACGTCTTTTTCAAAG AAACAGAGAAGCAGCTGAGTGATGAGCTGCAGAGCGAAGTTTCTGGAGACTTTTCCAAAGCTCTGCTCCTCCTGGCCAAG GGGAGTAGGGACGAGGAAACCACAGTAAATGCAGAAAAGGCTCGAGAAGATGCCAAG ACTCTTTACAATGCTGGAGAAAAGAAGTGGGGAACTGATGAGTCTAAGTTCATTGACATCCTTTGCAAGGGAAGCATACCTCAACTTAGACAGA CTCTCGTCGAATACAAGAACGTAAGCGGAAAGACGCTGCAACAGAGCATTGAAGGAGAGATGTCAGGAGAGCTGGAGGAGCTGCTGGTGGCTGTTG TGAAATGTGTGAAGAGTATACCGGCTTACTTTGCAGAACGCCTCCGCAAAAGCATGAAG GGTGGCGGCACTGATGAGTCCATTCTCAACCGGGTCATGGTGAGTAGGTCCGAGATCGACCTTCTGGACATCAGAGCTGAGTTCAAGAAACTCTACGAACACTCTCTGCACTCTGCGATTGAG